The following proteins are encoded in a genomic region of Pseudodesulfovibrio sp. JC047:
- a CDS encoding HD domain-containing phosphohydrolase — MSIERLASRDQAVMAILKTSEEVNQLKDVDTILDKILYESRQLSGADAGSIFLVENDTLIFSYVQNDTLFCKETTNAALYQNFGIPISEQSIVGYVAKTRQSLAIDDAYELDPTLPFSFNKSFDEKSGYRTTSMLTIPLIAQESRLVGVMQLINAKNEMGKIGPFSEEARTYIPLFCNNASVAIERGIMNRELILRMMQMAELRDPSETGPHVQRVGAYSAEIYETWASRRNHSPKAIKHVRDNIRLAAMLHDVGKVGISDTILKKPAKLTDEEFDAMKWHTIFGARLFKNQTSELDRMSMEIALCHHEKWEGRGYPGVPNADVWNDELILGGEPKKREIIPLAARICAVADVYDALASPRSYKDPFPDEKCLGILEKDSGTHFDPEIVEIFFEIFPVIKAIREKWTDNETV, encoded by the coding sequence ATGTCTATCGAACGACTCGCCAGCCGCGATCAGGCGGTGATGGCCATTCTCAAGACGAGTGAAGAGGTTAACCAGCTCAAGGATGTTGATACTATTCTTGATAAAATCTTGTATGAATCCAGACAATTGTCTGGTGCTGACGCCGGGTCGATTTTTCTTGTCGAGAACGACACTCTGATCTTCAGCTATGTGCAAAACGACACGCTGTTTTGCAAGGAAACCACCAACGCCGCCCTCTATCAGAATTTTGGCATTCCTATCAGTGAACAATCCATCGTGGGATATGTGGCCAAGACACGACAGAGTCTCGCCATTGACGATGCCTACGAACTGGACCCCACGCTGCCTTTCAGTTTCAATAAATCCTTTGATGAAAAATCCGGGTATCGAACCACTTCCATGCTAACCATCCCCCTCATTGCGCAGGAAAGTCGTCTGGTGGGAGTCATGCAGTTGATCAACGCGAAAAACGAGATGGGCAAGATCGGGCCTTTTTCCGAAGAGGCCCGGACCTATATTCCCCTGTTTTGCAATAACGCATCCGTGGCCATTGAACGGGGCATCATGAACCGTGAACTGATTTTGCGCATGATGCAGATGGCCGAGCTGCGGGACCCGTCGGAAACAGGTCCTCACGTTCAACGGGTTGGGGCATATTCTGCGGAAATTTATGAAACATGGGCTTCAAGGCGAAACCACAGCCCCAAGGCAATCAAACATGTTCGGGATAACATCCGTCTGGCCGCCATGCTCCATGACGTCGGCAAGGTCGGTATCTCTGATACGATTTTGAAAAAACCTGCCAAACTCACAGACGAAGAATTCGATGCCATGAAGTGGCACACCATCTTTGGGGCACGGTTGTTCAAGAACCAGACCTCGGAGCTGGATCGCATGTCCATGGAGATCGCGCTGTGTCATCATGAGAAATGGGAAGGTCGTGGGTATCCGGGGGTTCCGAACGCTGATGTCTGGAATGATGAACTCATTTTGGGAGGAGAACCGAAAAAGAGGGAAATTATTCCTTTGGCGGCACGTATCTGTGCCGTGGCCGATGTCTATGACGCGTTGGCCTCGCCACGATCTTACAAGGACCCCTTTCCCGATGAAAAATGTCTGGGCATCCTGGAAAAAGATTCCGGGACCCATTTTGATCCTGAAATCGTGGAGATTTTTTTCGAAATATTCCCGGTCATCAAGGCCATTCGTGAAAAATGGACGGACAATGAAACGGTGTAG
- a CDS encoding HD domain-containing protein, with protein sequence MTHPTPKLYDFVDPADGECVRRETEDIFRVFFADYDGSIFKKAFEDVEQLFFGLYPGYRASNTKYHDFEHTCAVVLATARLIGGALVEGHQFAEKACLKGLLAALYHDVGLIQTEDDMTGTGAKYTIGHEERSIMFMRTNLAGVLSQADMDDIADCIRCTVLSMSPARISFSSDSMRTMGYFLGSADLLAQVADRYYLEKLVLLFEEFQEAKIPGYDSAMDLFSKTNTFYESVVRVRLDTEFNQVDRFMSLYFRKWREIDRDLYAEAIDRNLTYLKKILAGGVKNVEEVLARFRRGDTLTYSI encoded by the coding sequence ATGACGCATCCAACACCGAAACTGTATGATTTTGTCGATCCGGCAGACGGAGAGTGTGTTCGCCGAGAAACCGAAGATATTTTTCGTGTTTTCTTTGCGGACTACGACGGCAGCATTTTCAAGAAAGCATTTGAAGATGTGGAGCAATTATTTTTTGGCCTCTATCCCGGATATCGTGCCAGCAACACGAAATATCATGATTTTGAACACACCTGCGCTGTGGTGTTGGCCACAGCCAGACTCATCGGTGGAGCCTTGGTTGAAGGACATCAATTTGCTGAAAAGGCCTGTCTGAAAGGGCTGCTGGCCGCATTGTATCACGATGTCGGGCTGATCCAGACCGAGGACGATATGACCGGGACCGGCGCGAAATACACCATCGGACATGAAGAACGGTCCATCATGTTCATGCGAACCAACCTTGCCGGAGTCCTGTCACAGGCCGACATGGATGATATCGCCGATTGTATTCGATGCACCGTCCTTTCCATGTCCCCTGCCAGAATTTCCTTTTCTTCGGACAGTATGCGAACCATGGGATATTTTCTTGGCAGTGCCGACCTGCTCGCCCAGGTAGCGGATCGGTATTATCTGGAAAAATTGGTCCTGTTGTTTGAAGAATTTCAGGAGGCCAAGATTCCCGGGTATGATTCTGCCATGGATCTGTTTTCGAAAACCAATACGTTTTATGAATCGGTGGTCAGGGTACGATTGGACACGGAATTCAATCAGGTGGACCGATTCATGAGTTTATATTTTCGCAAATGGCGGGAAATCGACAGAGATCTCTACGCCGAGGCCATTGATCGGAACCTGACGTATCTGAAAAAAATTCTGGCTGGCGGCGTCAAGAATGTGGAAGAAGTGCTGGCACGGTTCAGGCGGGGCGACACACTGACCTATTCGATTTAG
- the hcp gene encoding hydroxylamine reductase, whose amino-acid sequence MFCYQCEQTAKGGCTRIGVCGKTDNTASLQDLLMYLTKGLSQVAVAAREAGIEDAAVNRFTVEAVFSTLTNVNFDDERFVKLINQCVSLREALKTKVPGVVFDGPAVFTPAVDIAGMVAQGKEHGVEKDPEPNADLKSLKQTLIYGLKGVAAYADHAAILGHEDNALYARIQELLVVTLSTDLTLEECVEAALDCGRINIRAMEILDAANTSTYGHPEPTEVKLGATAGKAILVSGHDLKDLDTLLKQTEGMGINIYTHGEMLPCHGYPGLKKYPHFAGHYGTAWQNQKKEFAAFPGSILMTTNCIQDPKNYIDAIFTTGLVGWPGAVHVSNDDFTPVIEKALAMPGFPEDTDKGTVMVGFARNAVMSVAGTVIDAVKAGDIRHFFLVGGCDGAKPGRNYYTEFVEKAPEDTIILTLACGKFRFFDKQLGDIGGIPRLLDVGQCNDAYSAVKIAMALAEAFDCDVNDLPLSLVLSWYEQKAVAILLSLLALGIKNIKLGPTLPAFITPNVLNYLVENYNIAPIATPDEDLAELLG is encoded by the coding sequence ATGTTTTGTTATCAGTGCGAACAAACTGCCAAGGGTGGATGTACCAGAATCGGCGTGTGTGGCAAGACCGACAATACGGCATCCCTTCAGGACCTCTTGATGTATCTGACCAAAGGCCTTTCGCAGGTCGCTGTCGCTGCTCGCGAAGCCGGTATTGAAGACGCGGCTGTGAACCGCTTTACGGTGGAAGCTGTTTTTTCCACCCTGACCAATGTCAACTTTGACGACGAACGGTTTGTGAAACTTATCAATCAGTGTGTTTCCCTCCGTGAAGCATTGAAAACCAAGGTTCCGGGCGTTGTTTTTGACGGTCCTGCGGTGTTCACTCCTGCCGTTGATATTGCCGGCATGGTTGCGCAGGGCAAGGAACATGGGGTGGAAAAAGACCCTGAACCCAATGCGGACCTCAAGTCCCTCAAACAAACCTTGATCTATGGTTTGAAAGGTGTCGCGGCCTATGCGGATCACGCGGCTATCCTTGGTCATGAAGACAATGCCTTGTACGCAAGAATTCAGGAACTGCTGGTCGTCACCCTGTCCACGGACCTGACTCTGGAAGAATGTGTTGAAGCCGCTCTTGATTGTGGTCGAATCAACATTCGCGCCATGGAAATTTTGGACGCTGCCAATACTTCGACCTATGGGCATCCCGAACCCACCGAAGTCAAACTCGGAGCCACCGCCGGCAAGGCTATTCTGGTTTCTGGTCATGATTTGAAAGATCTGGATACCCTGCTCAAACAAACCGAAGGCATGGGCATCAATATATACACCCACGGTGAAATGTTGCCCTGTCACGGGTACCCGGGATTGAAAAAGTATCCCCATTTCGCAGGCCACTACGGTACTGCCTGGCAGAATCAGAAAAAAGAATTCGCGGCCTTCCCCGGGTCCATCCTGATGACCACCAACTGCATTCAGGACCCCAAGAATTACATTGACGCCATTTTCACCACCGGCCTGGTCGGATGGCCTGGTGCCGTGCATGTTTCCAATGACGACTTCACTCCAGTGATTGAAAAAGCTTTGGCAATGCCCGGTTTCCCGGAAGATACGGACAAGGGCACCGTCATGGTCGGATTTGCCCGCAATGCAGTGATGTCTGTGGCCGGAACCGTGATCGATGCGGTCAAGGCTGGTGACATTCGTCATTTCTTCCTGGTCGGTGGATGTGACGGAGCCAAGCCCGGTCGTAATTATTACACCGAGTTTGTTGAAAAAGCACCTGAGGATACCATTATCCTGACCCTGGCGTGTGGCAAGTTCCGTTTCTTCGACAAACAGCTTGGCGATATCGGTGGCATCCCCCGTCTCCTCGATGTGGGGCAGTGCAACGACGCCTATTCCGCCGTAAAAATCGCCATGGCCCTGGCCGAGGCCTTTGACTGCGACGTCAATGACCTGCCGCTGTCCCTGGTCCTGTCCTGGTATGAACAGAAGGCCGTTGCCATCCTGCTGTCCCTGCTGGCCCTCGGGATCAAGAATATCAAACTCGGACCAACACTGCCGGCGTTCATTACTCCCAACGTTCTGAACTACCTTGTGGAAAATTATAACATCGCACCGATCGCCACTCCTGACGAAGATCTGGCCGAATTGCTCGGTTAA